One part of the Rutidosis leptorrhynchoides isolate AG116_Rl617_1_P2 chromosome 1, CSIRO_AGI_Rlap_v1, whole genome shotgun sequence genome encodes these proteins:
- the LOC139886349 gene encoding photosystem I subunit O-like, producing the protein MAAATSTVVGLATSSLSSLNRNKTTLNSAFLRSSTTAKNPLKVSQASGGKYTCNFQRDWLRTDLNVIGFGLIGWLAPSSIPAINGDSLTGLFFGSIGTELAHFPTPPALTSPFWLWLVTWHLGLFICLTFGQIGFKGRTEDYFEK; encoded by the exons ATGGCCGCAGCAACCTCAACTGTCGTAGGCTTGGCCACTTCATCCCTCTCATCACTAAACCGCAACAAAACCACCTTAAATTCAG CCTTTTTGAGATCATCAACAACGGCAAAGAACCCTCTAAAGGTATCACAGGCTTCAGGTGGCAAATACACATG TAACTTTCAAAGAGATTGGCTACGCACAGACTTGAATGTGATCGGATTTGGGTTGATCGGATGGCTTGCACCATCAAGTATACCAGCCATCAACGGTGACAGTCTGACCGGCTTATTTTTCGGGAGCATTGGAACCGAACTAGCTCACTTTCCTACTCCTCCCGCTCTCACCTCTCCTTTTTG GTTGTGGTTGGTGACATGGCATTTGGGACTATTTATATGCCTCACTTTTGGGCAAATTGGATTCAAAGGAAGGACCGAAGATTATTTTGAGAAGTAA